Within the Pirellulales bacterium genome, the region GCCGGATTTCCGCTTACCTTGCCGTTGAAAAGCGTTGCCCTTCCGAAACCCTCGTGGGCAAAAATCAGCCAGATTCGCACACTCTCGATCGAGCGTCTCGGCAGGAAGATTGGCCAGCTTTCCTCGGAAGAACTCGACCGATTGATTGAAGGGGTCAATGAAATCGTGGGGAGTCATTGATCAGCCGTCCGCTACGGCTTGAGCACAATCTTTCCCGCCAGTGCGCCGGACTTGCCGAGAGTGCTCTCTTCTTGCAGGCGATGGGCGGCGGCGGTTTCGGAGAGGGGCAGCACGCGATCGATATTTGCGCGGAGTTGTCCTGAG harbors:
- a CDS encoding type II toxin-antitoxin system PemK/MazF family toxin, whose protein sequence is MARILRGDVIWAELDPVRGHEQGGRRPVVILSEDVFNARSGTAIAMAITSQLPRAGFPLTLPLKSVALPKPSWAKISQIRTLSIERLGRKIGQLSSEELDRLIEGVNEIVGSH